In the genome of Longimicrobium sp., one region contains:
- a CDS encoding GNAT family N-acetyltransferase encodes MTPPPLLLRPWRPEDAPELRTAIDESLAELRQWMTWGADEPTPLDVLTRRLAGYADDFDAGLRWRFAVVHRLTGRLLGGASLHPYPGPGALEVGYWVRSSEVRQGIAACAAGALTRHAFEHHRVERVEIWCDPGNQASARVALALGFQPVGSREIERADGSPRQVDVYRLHDVDRLPLRAGHDVLIDAGLPQRPAH; translated from the coding sequence ATGACCCCACCACCCCTGCTGCTCCGCCCGTGGCGCCCAGAGGACGCGCCGGAACTTCGCACCGCGATCGACGAAAGCCTCGCGGAGTTGCGCCAGTGGATGACGTGGGGCGCGGACGAGCCGACGCCGCTCGACGTGCTCACCCGCCGCTTGGCGGGGTACGCGGACGATTTCGACGCAGGGTTGCGGTGGAGATTCGCCGTGGTCCATCGGCTGACCGGACGGCTGCTGGGAGGCGCGAGCCTCCACCCCTACCCCGGTCCCGGCGCCCTGGAAGTGGGCTACTGGGTCCGTTCGTCCGAGGTGCGGCAGGGGATTGCTGCGTGCGCGGCGGGTGCGCTCACCCGGCATGCGTTCGAGCACCACCGGGTAGAGAGGGTGGAGATCTGGTGCGATCCCGGCAATCAGGCGAGCGCACGCGTGGCGCTGGCGCTCGGCTTCCAGCCGGTGGGAAGCCGGGAAATCGAGCGGGCGGATGGAAGCCCGCGGCAGGTGGACGTCTACCGTCTTCACGATGTCGATCGGTTGCCCCTGCGCGCGGGCCACGACGTGCTCATCGACGCGGGCCTTCCCCAGCGACCCGCCCACTGA